In Deefgea piscis, the DNA window ACCACCGCAATCATTGCAAAGCAATTGGGCGGCACATTCTTACCATGGCTCTGAAGAACACAATAGCCGCGCCGTTTTGAATCGCTATCTGGGGTATTGGGATGCCAATCCAGCCACGCTGATGCCGCTATCACCACGCGACTCTGCACCGCTGTATGTCGAAATGATGGGTGGCAGCAAGAAAATTCTTGCCAAGGGTCGTGAGCTGAATAAACAAGGTAAATATCTTGAGGCTGTCGAAATTCTCAATAAGCTGACCCTGGCTGAGCCGAATAATACGGCTGCGAAAGACTTGTTGGCTGATGTGTATGAGCAACTGGGTTATCAGAAAGAAAGCGTGGCTTTGCGTAACAGCTTCTTGGCCAGTGCGTATGAATTGCGCCATGGTATTCCAGAAGGCGCTTCACCGAAGGCAGGTAGTCCCGATATGGTGCGTGCAATGAGTACCGAATTGATGCTGGATTATTTGGGTATTGCAATGAACAGCACAAAAGCGGCGGGTATGAAATTCAAAATTAATCTGATCACGCCAGATAATGGCGAAAAGTTTGTACTTGAGATGAGTAATTCGACGCTGACCAATATCAAGGGCTACACCGCTAAAGACGCCGATTTGACGGTAACTGCAAACCGCGCTGATTTGGAAATGATCATGACAGGTCAATCGACATTTGAAAAATTAGCACAATCTGGGAAAGTGAAGCTCGATGGTAATAAAGCGGTGCTCGGTCAATTGATGAGCACGCAAGAAAAATTCGACCCACGTTTCGAAATTTTGCCGGGTACAAAGAAAACACATTGATGGTGATTTCGCGATAAAACTGCTGCATCGCCAGCCATATCTCAAGCCGAGGTGTGGCTGGTGATTGCAGAGCGATACATTTAGATGGCTGATTTGTCAGCTGTGCGCGCATTTCTTTAAATTCAGGTAGTTCAATGAAATTCAAATCCATGCTGCTGATTACAGCACTATGTTCAGCGCCAAGCTGGGCGGGCGGACTTTATCTTTATGAAGTTGGCACTGAGGATGTGGGTCTAGCTGGTGCTGGTATGGCCGCACGAGCACAAGATCCATCGGTGATGGTGGCCAATCCGGCAGGGTTGGCCATGATGAAAGGTGACCAGCTCACGTTGGGCGCTCAAGCACTGTACGGCGATGTGCCATACACAGTGAATAATGGTAACAACGCCGACAACGTCATCGGTTGGTTCCCAGGAATGAGCGCATTTTATAGCCATGCCGTGAACGATCAGGTCACGGTCGGCCTCGGTGTCTATGGCAATTATGGGCTGGCGCTAGATTTTGGGGGTTGGGGGATCGCAGGCCCAAAAGGGAATTATGTTGGCAGTGCGGCGATCAAAAATGGCGCAACGATGGCGGTCACAATCCAACCTAGCATGGCGTACCGGATTAACGATGAGTGGTCTGTGGGTGGGAGCATTGGTATCAATTACGGCTATGCTTCGTTAACGCGCGATACTTTATTTGGCTCAGAAGAGAAAACGTCGAGTGATGATTGGGCGCTAAATGCAAAATTGGGCGTTCTCTATCAATTGGACGAATCGACCCGCTTTGGCTTGGCCTACACTAGCGCAACACAATATAACTTTGATTTGAATCCGACTGTACTTGGCCAGCAAGCTTTAGTTGCACAAGAAGTGAATGCGCCGCAGCAAATTATGTTGAGCGCGTTTCATCAGCTCACGCCACGTTGGGCGGTGATGGGTAATCTAGGTTGGCAAGATTGGAGTGCCTACAACCATAACAAAAACAATGGCAATGAAGCCTCTCAGCAATTTAAAGACACCTGGCATACCGCACTCGGTGTGCAATACCAATACAGTGAGAAACTCAGATTAAATACGGGCATTGCCTACGACAGCAGCTTTTACAAGGATAGTCAAAATGCCTCGCTCACTTTGCCTTCAGGAGAAGCATGGCGGTTTGGTATCGGTGCTCAGTATCAATTGGACAAGAAAAACAGCCTAGGTATCGCATTTGAATACATGGATATTGGCGCAGCCTCGGTCAATCATCTTGGTCCGCTCAGTGGTCAATACAATGATTCAAAAATGTATTTTTTAACTGCGAATTTTAGTACTCAATTTTAGCGCTCGGCTTTTTAAATAGACTGAGAAATAATTTAAGCCAAAATAGGAATGCATTATTGAAAATGAAGAAACTTGCGATGGCCGCTTAGGCCGAACAGTACGGGTGTATCTAGAAAATAAAGAAGGCCGCAACCCGAGGGTTTGCGGCCTTTGGTTTTCTAAATTTCGGCATCAACACTTTGGCCATTGCGCTCATTCAAGATTGTTTTGATTAGTGAGCATTTAGCTTTTGATGACGGTTACTTTTTTTGAGGGATATCGATGCGGTAGTCCATCTTTTTTCGCATCAATGCATTTTGCAATATGACGCCACGGCAAAGGGTTTGTTTTCGCTCGGCTACTGCAAAGCCGTGGTGCAAAAAGAACGGCTCGGCGCTTATGCTCACGTCGGCGCTGAGCTCAATCATTGCCAAATGTGTTGCGGTAGCAAAAATCTGCTGCATTAATTGGCTGCCAAGGCCTTTTCGTGTGGCGTTGGCAGCAACAAAAAAATGGTCGATATAGCCGTTGGCTTGCACATCAGCATAAGCAACAATTGTATTGTCGATCTCGAGCACCCATGGGCGCAAAGTTTGCATTTTGCTGGCCCATATCTCGGCAGGCAGGGTGATGGGGGCCCAGGCTTGGATTTGTTCTGGCGAATAATCGTGTGCCGCAATACCATGCACAGCAGATAAAAAAACTTGAAATAAGGCGACTTCATCGCCGGTTTTGAATCGCCGGATGCGCATAATTCACTTTCACCTAGGGTTTAGCTGGGTCGTTACCAGCGACATTAGTTTAAATTGATGAGGATTTAATGACGATACTTTGCATGGAAAAGCACAGTAATTGCCTGTTATTCCCCTGCATCTTGCTGCACAGCTTTGGTGGTATACGAGTAAATAATACCGAAGTGGCTGATGGTGCGGCTGGCAAAATATTACGTCGTAATTACGTGAGTTTTTTGGCGTTAATCAGGGGTGGTATTTTGTCGGAAATAGAGGGATAGATGGCTTAAGCATTGATTTTTATCAATGTTGCGACGCAGCATAAAGAGGATCTTGGCGAGCTTGTCTTTATCTTTTTGGAAAGCATCATGTCGTATCTCGAAATAGAAAACCTCGCCCTCACGCAACATATTGTGCCACAGCAACCCCTCTGGATTGAACTTTGGTTGGCGCACGTGGATGGTGAGCAATAACGCAAAATGTGTTGTGGCGTATGATTCTGGGTGCCAACTTAGGTACTCAGCGCGCTCTCGTTAATGAGGTGTTTCATAAGCAAGGTCCGCAGAATATTTACCCCAGACTTTAAAATCGAAGCCGCTAATTTAGTTCTCCAGCAAGGTTATTTAATCACTCAGGCTTGCCAGTTTAGGGTGTTAGTGACATCGCATTTCGCGCAGGATTACACCGTACCGCCAAGAGCAGCATGGGCTGAAACCCCAAAGCTAAAACGCTCACGCTAGAGCTGCGTAAAATTCAAGAGCTCAATGCCCGTATTGATTCGCTTGAACTGTGCGCCAAAATACGCACTTTTTAAAAAGTTTGGGTGCCGCAGGCAGTCGAAACTTGGGGTGGGTGCTGGCCATTGAAGGGGTTCAAATGGCCGTTGCAAAGCCAGAGCCTTGATGTGCGAAGCTGGTTTGCGTAGCAAACGAGCGCAGTAGCAGCCAAGCGTTTGTTTTAGATGGCTAAGAATCAATATCCGCCACTCAGAAATAAATTAGCGTGCATTTGATGGTGTATTTCAATTGGCAAAGCCTGCATGCATTTAATGCGTGCTCTTTCGTTAGCAATAAAAGAAAAACAATTGTGGTTGTGCTCGGAAAATATTGACCACAGCAGGGCAGCTTGCAGTGAGCTGCCCGGTTGCGAGTCCATTTGTAATGGCTATTTTTTCATCAGTCCTAGCGCTTGTAAGCTGTCTTTACTTAATTGAATGCGCTGGCTGAGCGGTGTTTCTTTGGCTTGATCCATATTGAGCGCAAAGCTATAGATTTTACCGTTTTCTTCTATCCAGCCAACAAACCAGCCAATGTCCGATGGGCTAGTGCGGTAGAGCCCAGTTTTACCGTAGAGCGTCCAGCCATTGCCCGATTCAAGTTGCATAATGTCGCGCACCGCGATTTGGGCTGATTGAGGTAGCGGGAGCTGGGTTTGTGCGAGGCGAGCTAAAAATTGGCTTTGTTCAATCGGGCTGATTTTGAGTGGCCCTTTGGGCCAAAACTGATCAACTTGTGAACCAATATCGGCATTGCCGTAATTGAGTTTGCTCACTTCACTTTGCATGGCGCTCAGGCCGATTTTTTTGGCCAGTTGTTGGTAGGCTGGTACGTTAGACACGCGTAGCGCGTCGCGTAAACTCATATCGTGCGCCCAACTGGCTAAATACACGGGCTGGCCATCGTAATGGTAAAACACCTCATCCACACTGCTGACCGCCTTGCGACTGAGGCCAATTAAGCTATTGGCGATTTTAAAGGTGGACGCAGGAATAAAGCGCGTTGCGGCCCGCTCGCCATTGTGCCCCACGAGTCGCTGCTGACTGACATCCAATATGGCGATGCTGCCTTGGATCTGCGCTTTGGCAAAAACTGCGGCGATTTGACTGTTTTCTTCAAAGCCTGACGCTTGTGGCGTGATCAAGGTTTGCGCTTGCGCGAGCCCAGCACACAAAGTCAAGGCCGCCAGCAAGGCGGCAAAATGCGTGGCACTTTGGCGGCGTAATTTCACGCACCAAAGGGTGGTTCGAATAGGTAGGCGGGCAGACATGTGTTTGCATCCGATTCAGTCAAGTTGGCAAGAATCGGCATGGTAGTGCAGCACATAGGGCATTAAAAGTAATAAAGTCAGCTTGGCGTGCTGGCAATACCAAGACGCCGTGTCGCGTGTTTAGTGCTGGCAGCCTGGCCCGCAGTGATGTGGCGTGGGCGCGGTGCTGGTTGCTGCCGCGCCTTTAATTTGCACGCCAACGGCGCTGAGCTGCTTTTGGTATTCGGTTGCGGCACACGCTGGGCATTGGGTGAGTGCGGGGTCGCTGAGTTTTTGTAAGTGTTCACCATAGTGCGCGCAGGCGGCACAGCGATAGGCGTAGATGGGCATGGTTTTCTCTTTGCTTGGCGCGTTGATGTCGAATTACTGACGGATTCTACCGCAGTCGCTGACAAACTAGCGAGTGTGACTGCTGTTGCCTAGATCGGGAAAGCTTGAATAGGCACCGTGCATTCAATCCGTTATAAGCACTGATCACCCCACTGTTTTAAAAGCCGCCATGTTGTCGCAGCAACTCTCCCTTGTTTTGCAATTACTCCAGCAAACCTGCATTTTTTTGGTTATCGCTTGGTTGTTGGCGCGCACGCCATTGTTTACGCCTTTGATGCAAGTCACCATTCGCTTGCCGCATAAACTGACGTGCTATTTGGTTTTTTCTGGTTTTTGTATCCTTGGCACGTATTTGGGGCTCAAGGTCGATGACTCGATTGCGAATATTCGTGCAATCGGCGCCGTGTTGGGCGGCTTATTGGGCGGCCCTTCAGTCGGGTTGGCGGTGGGGTTTACCGGCGGGCTGCATCGCTACTCACTCGGTGGCCCCACTGATTTAGCCTGTATGATTTCAACAATTTGCGAAGGTTTGCTTGGCGGCTTGGTGCATCGCGCTTTAATTAGCCGTGCTCGGGTTGATTTATTGTTTCAGCCGGCCTTGGTCGGGGTGGTGACTTTGCTGGCTGAAATGATGCAAATGATGATTATCCTGGCTGCTACTCGGCCGTATTCAGTGGCGTATGGTGTGGTCAATAGCGTGGCCTTACCGATGCTGATTGCCAATAGTGTCGGGGCGGCCATGTTTATGCGCTTATTGCTCGATCGGCGGGCAATGGCTGAACAGTATTCGAGTGCTTTTTCAGCGCGTGCGCTGCGGATTGCGGCCAGAACTGAGGGTTTATTTCGTACTAGCTTTAACGAAGCCAATTCAATGCGCGTGGCGCAGATTATTTCCGAAGAAACCGGCGTTGGTGCGGTAGCGATTACCGATAGAGAAAAATTGCTGGCGTTTACCGGCGCGGGGTCTGATCATCATTTGCCCGGCACCCCCATTACCTCCAAGCATACGCAAGACGCGATTCGTGACAATCGGGTGGTGTACGCCGATGGCAATGAGATTGCCTATAAATGCTCGATTCATCCCGAGTGTCGCCTTGGTTCGACCTTGGTGATTCCATTGCAAGACGCGGATGATCAAGTCATCGGTACCATTAAGCTGTATGAACCCAAGGGGCGGTTGTTTGCCAAGCTCAACCGAACCTTGGGTGAGGGCATAGCTAAGCTATTGTCGCGGCAAATTCTGACTGGCCGGATCGAGGCGCAGCGCGCTTTGCTGGCGCAGGCAGAAATTAAACTACTGCATGCACAAGTGAATCCGCATTTTTTATTTAATGCACTGAATACCTTAAATGCGGTGATTCGGATTGATCCGGCGCGAGCGCGAATTTTGGTGCAGCATCTATCGACTTTTTTTCGTAAAAACCTCAAACGCCCCGATGGTACTGCCACATTGGCCGATGAAATCGAACATGTGAATGCCTATTTGCAAATTGAATTGGCGCGCTTTGCTGAGCGTTTGCAGGTTGATGTCGAGATTGACTCGCAATTTAGTCAAGTGGGCTTGCCGGCGTTTTCATTGCAACCCTTGGTTGAAAATGCGATTAAGCATGGTACGTCGCAGCTGCTCGGGATAGGAAAAATACGCCTTTACGCTGAGCCCGCGAGTCGGGGTAATACCTTGCTGCTACACGTTGAAGACAATGCCGGTCTTTTTAATGCCTTGGGAAGAAGCAGTGATGGCATGGGGATGAGCTTGGTGGATCGACGCTTAAAAGCGCAGTTTGGTCCAGAGTACGGTTTGAGCATAGCGCACGTGCCCGAGCAATTTACCCGGATCAGTTTAAGTTTGCCTTTGGTGGTTGATGAATTGTTGGCGGTGGAGGAATTGTGATTCAAGCTTTATTGGTTGATGATGAACCGTTGGCGCGCGATGAGTTGCGCTGTTTACTCGAGGACGCGGGCATTGACGTCGTGGGGGAGGCGAGTAATGCCATCGAGGCGATGCAAATGATTTATCGTTTGCGCCCAGATGTGGTGTTTTTGGATATTCAAATGCCCAGGATTTCTGGCCTGGAATTGGTGGGTATGCTCGACCCCGATAAAATACCGCAGATCGTGTTTGTGACAGCGTTTGACGAACATGCCGTGAAAGCATTTGAAGAGCACGCTTTTGATTATTTGCTGAAACCGGTGCTAGCTAGCCGATTGAATAAAACCTTGGCGCGCTTAAGTAAGCAAAATGGCGCGGCACCGGATTACAATTTAATTGCGCCTCGGCAAGCACTCAGACAATTGCCGTGTCATCGGCATGATCGGATCTTATTATTGCCGCTCGATGAGGTCGATTACGTTGTAGCGCGTTTGTCTGGCGTGTATTTGGTGACGCAAGACGGCACAGAGCATTTTACTGAGCTGACATTAAAGGTGCTGGAAGAAAAAACCGGCTTGCTGCGTTGCCATCGGCAATATCTGGTTCATCCCGAAAAAGTAGCTCAGATTGTTTTGGGTGAGACCGGTGGTGGCGAGGTGATTACGCGGGCTGGACTCAATGTGCCGGTAAGCCGCAGGTTTTTAAAGCCGCTGAAAGCGCAGTTGGGGGTTTTGCTTTAGCCTGAAGTGATGTAAAGAATGCTTTTAAAGGTATATATCGCTAGGCGTTGACTGATAAAATGCTTGGCGATATACCTGCCAATCCCCAATCCCCAATCCCCAATCCCCAATCCCCAATCCCCAATCCCCAATCCCCAATCCCCAATCCCCAATCCCGCCACCGCGCCACCGCTAAAGTAAATATTCACACCGCTTAATTACGCTCATTACCACTCACTGAGTTTGATCGTCACTGGCGGTAAGGGCTGTTTTAGCATTGGCGTGTCATAAACTAATTAATGAGATCGAAATGAACTCAATCAAACAGTGGGGGGTATGGATGGCGGTTGCGCTGGTTGGCGCATTCTCTTTTGCCATGCTGGCCTTATCGCGCGGAGAGCACGTCAACGCAGTTTGGCTGGTGCTGGTCGCTATCTCTTGTTACAGCATTGCCTATCGCTTTTATTCAAAATTTATCGCCGAGCGCGTGTTTGAATTGGATGATCGTCGTTTAACGCCGGCAGTGCGTCGCAATGACGGACTCGATTATGTGCCGACCAATAAGTGGGTGTTGTTTGGTCACCACTTTGCCGCAATTGCTGGTGCTGGTCCTTTGGTGGGGCCAATTTTGGCGGCGCAAATGGGTTTCTTGCCGGGCACAATCTGGATCTTGGTCGGCGTGATGCTGGCGGGTGCGGTGCAAGACTTCTTGATTTTGTTTATTTCGACGCGCCGCGATGGCCGCTCGCTTGGCGAAATGGCGAAGCAAGAGCTCGGTGTAGTGCCAGGCTTTATTGTGATGGTCGGCGCTTTGGGCGTGATGATTATCATCTTGTCGGCTTTGGCTTTGGTGGTGATTAAAGCCTTGGCAGAAAGCCCATGGGGTGTGTTCTCGATTGCGGCAACGATTCCTATCGCCTTGTTTATGGGCGTGTATATGCGCTACCTACGCCCGGGGCGTATTGGTGAGATTTCCATCATTGGTTTTGTGCTGATGATGGCTGCGATCGTGTTCGGTGAAAATATCGCCGCGCATGCTTACTGGGGTCCATTCTTTACCATGACTGGTCCGCAGTTGACTGTGGCCTTAGTGATCTATGGTTTTGTGGCTTCGGCATTGCCAGTTTGGTTGCTATTAGCACCACGCGATTATTTGTCGACATTCTTAAAAATTGGTGTGATTGCTGGTTTGGCCGTGGGGATTATTTTTGCGGCGCCTGAGCTAAAAATGCCTGCTGTGACCCAATTTATTGATGGTTCAGGTCCGGTGTTTTCGGGTTCTTTGTTCCCGTTCTTGTTTATTACCATTGCCTGCGGTGCGATTTCTGGTTTCCATGCCTTGGTTTCATCAGGTACTACGCCAAAGCTGATCGAAAAAGAAAGTCATATGCGCGTGGTTGGTTATGGCTCAATGTTGTGCGAGTCATTCGTTGCCATCATGGCTTTGATCTGCGCTTCGGTGCTTGAGCCTGGCGTGTATTTTGCGATGAATTCGCCGGCGGCTTTAATTGGCACGACGGTGGAGTCGGCTTCAGCGGCAATTAATAGCTGGGGCTTTGTGGTAACGCCTGAGATTTTGACGCAAATGGCCAAAGACGTTGGCGAGCATTCAATCTTGTCACGTGCTGGTGGTGCTCCGACGTTTGCAGTGGGTATGGCGCACATTATTTCCGATATCTTTGGTAGCAAAGCCATGATGTCGTTCTGGTATCACTTTGCCATCTTGTTTGAAGCGCTGTTTATCTTGACTGCAGTGGATGCCGGTACCCGTGCTTGCCGCTTTATGGTGCAAGACACAGTGGGTGTGTTTATTCCAGGCGTGGCAAAAAGCAATTCTTGGGTTGGCAATATGTTGGGTACCGCCGTTGCAGTATCGGGCTGGGGCTTTTTTGTATACCAAGGGGTGACTGATCCATTGGGCGGGATTAATACGCTATGGCCACTGTTTGGTATTGGTAATCAAATGCTCGCATCGATGGCCTTGTTGTTGGGTACGGTCGTGCTGTTTAAGATGAAAAAAGAGCGCTATATCTGGGTGACGTTGTTGCCGACAACTTGGTTGTTTATTACGTCGATGACGGCGGGTTGGCAAAAAATATTCCATGAAAACCCAAAAATTGGTTTCTTGGCACAAGCCAATCGCTTTAAGGGTGCTATTGCGGATGGTACGTTGTTAGCCCCAGCAAAAAGCATTGCCGATATGGAACGCATTGTGTTCAACAATCAAATTAACGCCGGTTTGTGCGCCTTCTTTATGTTGGTGGCGGTGACAATGTTGATTGCAACGATTATTCATGCACGCAAAGCATTTGGCCATGCTAAGCCGACAGTGAATGAAATCGGTGGTGAAGTCAGCGTAGAGGCTGGTCGTGCTTGATTTGAGTTTTTTATTGCCCGCCACCAAAGCACCGGTGGTGAGCGATGAAGTGTTTCAGGATGAGTATGACCGCTACGTGGCCGAACAGCGGTTAACCAATCCGTACGGTGTTTTGATGTCGCCAGAAGACTTTCGCCGCTTTAGTTTGGGCTCTAACTGGTTGACGGGACTGAAAGATACCGCGCAAAAAGTAGTGCAAACTTGTCGTTTAATGGTGGGGATACATGATTATGAATATTATTATGATCATATGCGCCGCCAGCACCCTGGTGCTGAGCCATTAAGTCGAGAAGCATTTTATCGCTATTGTCTTGATGCTCGTTTTCCGGGTGCGGGCAATGTCAATAAGTGCCCTTGTTGATTGATGTAACTTAGAAGTAAATTAATAGACAGCATTTTAAGTTGGAGTCGCTAGGCTTTGACTTGAAGTGCTGTTTTTTTTCGTGCGCAGTTTTTACGCCTGCTGGCATCAATGGGGCTAAGGGTGAGCAATATCGGCTATGTTAAAGCGTGACCTAGCTGGCTTGGGTTTCAAGGTGATTCAGGAGGTGGGCGATGGTCTCAGCATTGGATGTGATGTGGGTAGGGTTGGGGGGCGGTTTGGGCTCGTTGGCGCGTTGGCGGGTGGGGCTTTGGTTTGGCGAGCGTTATCACGGGGTTTTTCCGTGGGGGACTTTGTTGATTAATGTGAGCGGCGCGTTTGTGATTGCCTATCTGTCGATTTTGTTTTCGATTGATTGGCGTGAGCGCTTTGGTACGCCACTCAATGCCGGCGTGTTGACGGGCGCTTTGGGTGGGTTTACCACGTTTAGTAGTATGCAATTGGATGCCGCGAAATTGACCGATTCGGGCCGTGGCAAGATGGCCGTTGTGTATTTGTTATTGTCGGTATTTGCAGGGCTGGTAGCCGCCATATTGGGCGCTTGGCTGGCGCTATTGTCTCGCTAGGAGTGCGC includes these proteins:
- a CDS encoding OmpP1/FadL family transporter, which gives rise to MKFKSMLLITALCSAPSWAGGLYLYEVGTEDVGLAGAGMAARAQDPSVMVANPAGLAMMKGDQLTLGAQALYGDVPYTVNNGNNADNVIGWFPGMSAFYSHAVNDQVTVGLGVYGNYGLALDFGGWGIAGPKGNYVGSAAIKNGATMAVTIQPSMAYRINDEWSVGGSIGINYGYASLTRDTLFGSEEKTSSDDWALNAKLGVLYQLDESTRFGLAYTSATQYNFDLNPTVLGQQALVAQEVNAPQQIMLSAFHQLTPRWAVMGNLGWQDWSAYNHNKNNGNEASQQFKDTWHTALGVQYQYSEKLRLNTGIAYDSSFYKDSQNASLTLPSGEAWRFGIGAQYQLDKKNSLGIAFEYMDIGAASVNHLGPLSGQYNDSKMYFLTANFSTQF
- a CDS encoding GNAT family N-acetyltransferase; translation: MRIRRFKTGDEVALFQVFLSAVHGIAAHDYSPEQIQAWAPITLPAEIWASKMQTLRPWVLEIDNTIVAYADVQANGYIDHFFVAANATRKGLGSQLMQQIFATATHLAMIELSADVSISAEPFFLHHGFAVAERKQTLCRGVILQNALMRKKMDYRIDIPQKK
- the blaOXA gene encoding class D beta-lactamase, whose protein sequence is MSARLPIRTTLWCVKLRRQSATHFAALLAALTLCAGLAQAQTLITPQASGFEENSQIAAVFAKAQIQGSIAILDVSQQRLVGHNGERAATRFIPASTFKIANSLIGLSRKAVSSVDEVFYHYDGQPVYLASWAHDMSLRDALRVSNVPAYQQLAKKIGLSAMQSEVSKLNYGNADIGSQVDQFWPKGPLKISPIEQSQFLARLAQTQLPLPQSAQIAVRDIMQLESGNGWTLYGKTGLYRTSPSDIGWFVGWIEENGKIYSFALNMDQAKETPLSQRIQLSKDSLQALGLMKK
- a CDS encoding FmdB family zinc ribbon protein — its product is MPIYAYRCAACAHYGEHLQKLSDPALTQCPACAATEYQKQLSAVGVQIKGAAATSTAPTPHHCGPGCQH
- a CDS encoding sensor histidine kinase; its protein translation is MLSQQLSLVLQLLQQTCIFLVIAWLLARTPLFTPLMQVTIRLPHKLTCYLVFSGFCILGTYLGLKVDDSIANIRAIGAVLGGLLGGPSVGLAVGFTGGLHRYSLGGPTDLACMISTICEGLLGGLVHRALISRARVDLLFQPALVGVVTLLAEMMQMMIILAATRPYSVAYGVVNSVALPMLIANSVGAAMFMRLLLDRRAMAEQYSSAFSARALRIAARTEGLFRTSFNEANSMRVAQIISEETGVGAVAITDREKLLAFTGAGSDHHLPGTPITSKHTQDAIRDNRVVYADGNEIAYKCSIHPECRLGSTLVIPLQDADDQVIGTIKLYEPKGRLFAKLNRTLGEGIAKLLSRQILTGRIEAQRALLAQAEIKLLHAQVNPHFLFNALNTLNAVIRIDPARARILVQHLSTFFRKNLKRPDGTATLADEIEHVNAYLQIELARFAERLQVDVEIDSQFSQVGLPAFSLQPLVENAIKHGTSQLLGIGKIRLYAEPASRGNTLLLHVEDNAGLFNALGRSSDGMGMSLVDRRLKAQFGPEYGLSIAHVPEQFTRISLSLPLVVDELLAVEEL
- the btsR gene encoding two-component system response regulator BtsR, whose translation is MIQALLVDDEPLARDELRCLLEDAGIDVVGEASNAIEAMQMIYRLRPDVVFLDIQMPRISGLELVGMLDPDKIPQIVFVTAFDEHAVKAFEEHAFDYLLKPVLASRLNKTLARLSKQNGAAPDYNLIAPRQALRQLPCHRHDRILLLPLDEVDYVVARLSGVYLVTQDGTEHFTELTLKVLEEKTGLLRCHRQYLVHPEKVAQIVLGETGGGEVITRAGLNVPVSRRFLKPLKAQLGVLL
- a CDS encoding carbon starvation CstA family protein codes for the protein MNSIKQWGVWMAVALVGAFSFAMLALSRGEHVNAVWLVLVAISCYSIAYRFYSKFIAERVFELDDRRLTPAVRRNDGLDYVPTNKWVLFGHHFAAIAGAGPLVGPILAAQMGFLPGTIWILVGVMLAGAVQDFLILFISTRRDGRSLGEMAKQELGVVPGFIVMVGALGVMIIILSALALVVIKALAESPWGVFSIAATIPIALFMGVYMRYLRPGRIGEISIIGFVLMMAAIVFGENIAAHAYWGPFFTMTGPQLTVALVIYGFVASALPVWLLLAPRDYLSTFLKIGVIAGLAVGIIFAAPELKMPAVTQFIDGSGPVFSGSLFPFLFITIACGAISGFHALVSSGTTPKLIEKESHMRVVGYGSMLCESFVAIMALICASVLEPGVYFAMNSPAALIGTTVESASAAINSWGFVVTPEILTQMAKDVGEHSILSRAGGAPTFAVGMAHIISDIFGSKAMMSFWYHFAILFEALFILTAVDAGTRACRFMVQDTVGVFIPGVAKSNSWVGNMLGTAVAVSGWGFFVYQGVTDPLGGINTLWPLFGIGNQMLASMALLLGTVVLFKMKKERYIWVTLLPTTWLFITSMTAGWQKIFHENPKIGFLAQANRFKGAIADGTLLAPAKSIADMERIVFNNQINAGLCAFFMLVAVTMLIATIIHARKAFGHAKPTVNEIGGEVSVEAGRA
- a CDS encoding YbdD/YjiX family protein codes for the protein MLDLSFLLPATKAPVVSDEVFQDEYDRYVAEQRLTNPYGVLMSPEDFRRFSLGSNWLTGLKDTAQKVVQTCRLMVGIHDYEYYYDHMRRQHPGAEPLSREAFYRYCLDARFPGAGNVNKCPC
- a CDS encoding fluoride efflux transporter FluC, giving the protein MVSALDVMWVGLGGGLGSLARWRVGLWFGERYHGVFPWGTLLINVSGAFVIAYLSILFSIDWRERFGTPLNAGVLTGALGGFTTFSSMQLDAAKLTDSGRGKMAVVYLLLSVFAGLVAAILGAWLALLSR